A genomic region of Sporomusaceae bacterium contains the following coding sequences:
- a CDS encoding carbohydrate-binding protein, with the protein MTRHINRKYAANGLLVRPAFPSKGETVKVVYNGLLANNGADRLYVRFGFGAAWEGALDYKMVRTATGFAAAVPVAATNSLNLCFHDSAGHWDNNSGANYSIEVSH; encoded by the coding sequence ATGACCCGCCATATCAACCGGAAATACGCCGCCAACGGCCTCTTAGTGCGCCCCGCCTTCCCATCAAAAGGCGAAACCGTAAAGGTCGTCTACAACGGCCTTCTCGCCAATAACGGTGCGGATCGGCTGTATGTCCGCTTCGGTTTCGGGGCCGCCTGGGAAGGCGCGCTCGATTACAAAATGGTGCGCACCGCAACCGGCTTCGCCGCCGCCGTGCCGGTGGCCGCGACCAATTCGCTCAACCTTTGCTTCCACGACAGCGCCGGCCACTGGGACAACAATTCCGGGGCGAATTATTCGATTGAGGTTTCCCATTAA